From Ignatzschineria sp. RMDPL8A, a single genomic window includes:
- the yaaA gene encoding peroxide stress protein YaaA → MLFLLSPAKTLDETTTPPFRGDSSPRLLEHSAELVEILKRYSSEDIQALMKVSEKIADLNVERFHNYETPFTHENAKEALFLFKGDVYEGIDAYTLSEKEMTYLNDHLLMLSGLYGAVKPLDLIFPYRLEMGTRLKNDRGTNLYQFWGNQVTNRLNEAIEEQGHKAVINLASNEYFKAVQPRALNAPVITPVFQDFSKGTFKVISFYAKKARGLMTRFAAETNAQTVDDLKAFNTDGYQFIEMNGKNEMLFQRKLGA, encoded by the coding sequence ATGTTATTTCTACTCTCCCCGGCTAAAACACTCGATGAGACCACAACCCCGCCCTTTCGCGGCGACTCATCACCTCGTCTGCTTGAGCATTCTGCCGAGCTCGTTGAGATCTTAAAACGCTACAGCTCTGAGGATATTCAGGCGCTGATGAAGGTCTCTGAAAAGATTGCTGACCTAAATGTCGAGCGCTTTCACAATTACGAAACACCCTTCACCCACGAGAATGCCAAAGAAGCGCTATTTCTCTTTAAAGGCGATGTCTATGAAGGAATCGACGCATATACGCTCTCTGAAAAAGAGATGACTTATCTAAACGATCATCTTTTAATGCTCTCGGGATTGTATGGCGCGGTTAAACCGCTGGACCTGATTTTCCCATATCGTCTTGAGATGGGCACCCGCCTTAAAAACGATCGAGGCACCAATCTCTATCAGTTTTGGGGCAATCAGGTCACTAATCGACTCAATGAGGCGATCGAGGAACAGGGCCACAAAGCGGTGATCAATCTCGCATCGAATGAATATTTTAAAGCGGTTCAGCCAAGGGCACTAAACGCGCCGGTAATTACGCCGGTGTTCCAAGATTTCAGTAAAGGCACTTTTAAAGTGATTAGCTTCTACGCGAAAAAAGCCCGTGGCCTTATGACGCGCTTTGCCGCTGAAACCAACGCACAAACCGTCGACGATCTTAAAGCCTTTAATACCGATGGGTATCAATTTATCGAAATGAATGGCAAAAATGAGATGCTTTTTCAGCGTAAACTCGGCGCATAA
- the hfq gene encoding RNA chaperone Hfq: MAKMQSLQEPFLNALRKERVPVSIFLINGIKLQGQIESFDQFVILLRSNVSQMIYKHAVSTIVPARNISMDDGRDDNGDEA, from the coding sequence ATGGCAAAAATGCAATCCTTACAAGAACCTTTTTTAAATGCGCTTCGTAAAGAGCGTGTTCCTGTGTCGATCTTTTTAATCAATGGAATTAAATTACAAGGTCAAATCGAATCATTTGACCAATTTGTCATTTTACTGCGCTCAAATGTGAGCCAAATGATCTATAAACATGCGGTTTCAACCATCGTGCCAGCGCGCAATATTTCGATGGATGATGGCCGTGATGATAATGGAGATGAAGCGTAA
- the hflC gene encoding protease modulator HflC codes for MNNKMLTKLALPIVLVGGFLLSDSFFTLKEWEKGLQFQFGRIVKEHTEPGLHMKVPFIQNVRKFDGRIHTLETKPEPFLTSEKKNLIVDTFVKWKVKDARTYYTSVQGNPIIFNQRLEPIVKNNFRAAFGKRDVQTVVGGTVEAKIRHEESDKRLVFDNPEDVLAADESLLRDINKSDVEVVIKSKEVEIAEIAGQKVNLNNTVRREIEDNIQAALIIEAGKYGVEIVDVRINGVELPDDVTESVFTRMRRDREKVATELRSKGEAAYIQQAAQADRNRTVMLAEAYEKAEVIRGEGDAKAAEIYANAYGQDRDFYEFYRSLEAYKKAFEDKNDLFILDPNSKFFKHFSE; via the coding sequence ATGAATAATAAGATGTTAACAAAGCTTGCCTTACCGATTGTTTTGGTGGGCGGATTTTTATTGAGCGACTCATTTTTCACGCTTAAAGAGTGGGAAAAAGGGCTTCAATTCCAGTTTGGTCGAATCGTTAAAGAGCACACAGAGCCCGGGCTTCACATGAAAGTGCCCTTCATTCAAAACGTGCGTAAATTTGATGGTCGTATCCACACGCTTGAAACGAAACCTGAGCCGTTTTTAACCTCAGAAAAGAAAAACCTCATCGTTGATACCTTTGTTAAATGGAAGGTCAAAGATGCGCGCACCTACTATACGAGTGTGCAGGGCAATCCCATCATCTTCAATCAGCGTTTAGAGCCGATTGTAAAAAACAACTTCCGTGCAGCTTTTGGTAAGCGTGATGTTCAAACCGTTGTCGGCGGGACTGTGGAAGCGAAAATTCGTCACGAAGAGAGCGATAAGCGTCTCGTATTTGATAATCCTGAAGATGTATTAGCGGCCGATGAGTCTCTACTTCGCGATATCAACAAATCCGATGTGGAAGTAGTGATTAAGAGTAAAGAAGTTGAGATTGCTGAAATTGCTGGGCAAAAGGTTAATCTTAACAATACCGTTCGTCGTGAAATTGAAGATAATATTCAAGCCGCCCTCATTATTGAAGCGGGTAAATATGGCGTTGAGATCGTCGATGTGCGAATCAACGGCGTTGAATTACCAGATGATGTTACTGAGAGTGTCTTCACCCGTATGCGCCGTGACCGTGAAAAAGTGGCCACCGAACTTCGCTCAAAAGGGGAAGCAGCATACATTCAACAAGCGGCTCAAGCGGATCGTAACCGTACGGTAATGCTTGCAGAAGCGTATGAAAAAGCCGAGGTCATCCGAGGTGAAGGGGACGCAAAAGCGGCGGAAATTTATGCGAATGCTTATGGTCAAGATCGAGATTTCTATGAGTTTTATCGTAGTTTAGAGGCGTATAAAAAAGCCTTTGAAGATAAAAACGATCTCTTTATCTTAGATCCAAACTCCAAATTTTTTAAACATTTTAGTGAGTAA
- the orn gene encoding oligoribonuclease → MKSADNLLWIDLEMTGLDETTHHIIEIASIITDKQLNIIAKGPNIAIHQPSDILGLMDEWCTTTHGESGLTKRVEESTISVKEAEAKTLEFVRQYIPDGKTPLCGNSIGTDRRFIKKYMPHLDQFCHYRNIDVSTIKELVKRWYPEHPGYEKKGVHLALDDIEESIGELKHYRDHYFVKEA, encoded by the coding sequence ATGAAATCAGCGGATAACTTACTCTGGATCGACCTTGAAATGACCGGTCTAGACGAAACCACGCACCATATTATTGAGATCGCATCGATCATTACCGACAAGCAACTCAACATTATCGCCAAAGGGCCGAACATCGCCATTCATCAGCCAAGCGACATTTTAGGTTTGATGGACGAGTGGTGCACTACAACTCACGGCGAATCTGGCCTGACTAAACGCGTCGAAGAGAGTACGATCTCCGTTAAAGAAGCGGAAGCGAAAACTCTTGAATTTGTGCGCCAATATATCCCTGATGGAAAAACGCCTCTGTGTGGTAACAGCATCGGCACCGATCGCCGTTTTATTAAGAAATATATGCCGCATCTCGATCAATTTTGCCACTATCGCAATATCGATGTGAGCACCATCAAGGAGCTCGTGAAACGCTGGTATCCCGAGCATCCGGGCTATGAGAAAAAAGGCGTGCATTTAGCGCTTGATGATATTGAAGAATCGATTGGCGAACTCAAGCATTATCGCGATCATTATTTTGTGAAAGAAGCGTAA
- the hflK gene encoding FtsH protease activity modulator HflK has product MKKRILEMAWKAPNDGQDSGQNRGNNGYRPPNQGGESELDKLLKKVKSSLGGGGSSAGTPKGLGLYVGVGLVVALGFWLSTGIYTVDAGQKGVELFLGKYSKTKDAGLTWRFPSPLGEHRIIDIQRRYSQKIGGSATNGGRSSAMLTKDENIVDVRVEVQYQIDNLEPHKYWFASVNPDATLKEVVDSATRERVGQTLLDDILTDGREKLMQEVKELAQSIINNYGIGLTITNVNLEDAQAPLAVQDAFSDAIRAREDEQSRINQSLAYKSKVEEEARGEAGREIQQAEAYRDSKIAVARGEAERFNQLYTAYKVSPEITRERLYLETIEEVLQGTNKIIMSEGNSNNLMMLPLDKMMKERNDSPKKNSDKDSILTRETLPSQSGSPLMQGSNSTRSGATVTPQAPAKTYEQAAPYNNNTTIRSRTRTGY; this is encoded by the coding sequence ATGAAAAAGAGAATTTTAGAAATGGCTTGGAAAGCGCCCAATGATGGGCAAGATTCAGGTCAGAATCGAGGCAATAATGGCTATCGTCCGCCGAATCAGGGTGGGGAATCTGAGCTAGATAAATTACTTAAAAAAGTAAAATCGAGTTTAGGAGGCGGCGGTTCATCGGCAGGCACTCCTAAAGGGCTTGGCCTTTATGTCGGCGTTGGGCTTGTGGTCGCGCTCGGCTTTTGGCTCTCAACCGGAATTTATACCGTAGATGCGGGGCAAAAAGGGGTTGAGCTTTTCTTAGGTAAATACAGTAAAACGAAAGATGCGGGGTTAACGTGGCGTTTCCCAAGTCCGCTCGGTGAGCATCGCATTATCGATATTCAGCGTCGTTATTCGCAAAAAATTGGCGGATCAGCCACTAATGGTGGTCGTAGCTCTGCGATGTTAACCAAAGATGAGAACATTGTCGATGTGCGCGTTGAAGTGCAATATCAGATCGATAATTTAGAGCCGCATAAATATTGGTTCGCCTCGGTCAATCCCGATGCAACCCTTAAAGAGGTGGTCGACAGTGCCACCCGTGAACGCGTTGGGCAGACCCTTCTTGATGATATTTTAACGGACGGCCGTGAAAAATTGATGCAAGAGGTGAAAGAGCTCGCTCAGAGCATTATTAATAACTACGGCATCGGTTTGACAATCACGAACGTCAACTTGGAAGATGCGCAAGCACCGCTCGCGGTTCAAGATGCCTTCTCGGATGCGATTCGTGCCCGTGAAGATGAACAGAGTCGGATTAATCAATCGCTTGCCTATAAGAGTAAAGTAGAAGAAGAGGCACGCGGGGAAGCGGGCCGAGAAATCCAGCAAGCCGAAGCCTATCGTGATAGTAAAATTGCGGTGGCGCGAGGGGAGGCGGAACGCTTTAACCAACTCTATACGGCCTATAAAGTATCGCCCGAAATTACCCGCGAACGTCTCTATTTAGAAACGATCGAAGAGGTATTACAAGGCACCAATAAGATCATCATGAGCGAAGGCAACAGCAATAATTTAATGATGTTACCGCTCGATAAAATGATGAAAGAGCGTAACGATTCGCCAAAAAAGAACAGTGATAAAGATTCAATTTTAACGCGCGAAACGTTACCCAGTCAGTCAGGATCGCCCTTAATGCAAGGATCTAATAGCACTCGATCGGGCGCAACCGTTACACCGCAGGCACCTGCGAAAACCTACGAACAAGCGGCACCGTACAACAATAATACAACGATCCGCAGTCGTACACGTACCGGTTATTAA
- a CDS encoding thermonuclease family protein — translation MQINKNNRNNRLLKELVQHLYGLFSKQQKRGKRYVKQSSKKIITDLKKGKKPTLYAILPIALISIGLLVFSYYQDPYVVDNTIPKKTTLTACKIHSISDGDTVTAHCFYDEKNTRLKIRVWGIDAPETEQKPWGEHSTAYLKSLITNKKDVSVEILDIDRYQRYVAKIYQGEPIEENDLGLKMVEAGQAVVYHQYNNDKLYFATEKTAQHEKIGIWSKPGDQQNPAEWRKLNRR, via the coding sequence ATGCAGATCAATAAAAACAATCGCAATAACCGTCTACTCAAAGAGCTCGTGCAACACCTTTACGGGCTCTTTTCAAAACAGCAAAAACGGGGCAAGCGCTACGTCAAACAGAGTTCAAAAAAGATCATCACCGATCTTAAAAAAGGTAAGAAACCGACGCTCTACGCGATCCTTCCCATTGCGCTCATCTCGATCGGGCTCTTGGTCTTTTCCTATTACCAAGACCCCTATGTGGTCGATAATACTATCCCGAAAAAGACGACGCTCACCGCGTGTAAAATCCACTCCATTAGCGATGGGGATACGGTGACCGCGCACTGCTTTTACGATGAGAAAAATACCCGTTTAAAGATCAGAGTTTGGGGCATTGATGCGCCAGAGACCGAGCAAAAACCGTGGGGCGAGCATTCAACCGCTTATCTTAAATCCCTCATTACCAATAAAAAGGATGTGAGCGTTGAGATCCTTGATATCGATCGGTATCAGCGTTATGTGGCGAAAATCTACCAAGGCGAGCCCATCGAGGAAAACGATCTCGGACTAAAAATGGTCGAAGCAGGGCAAGCAGTTGTTTATCATCAGTATAATAATGATAAACTATACTTCGCCACTGAAAAAACCGCACAACATGAAAAAATTGGCATCTGGTCCAAGCCTGGTGATCAGCAAAATCCCGCCGAGTGGCGCAAACTAAATCGGAGATAA
- a CDS encoding Cof-type HAD-IIB family hydrolase, which produces MSIKAIFLDLDGTSLTPAHTFSEPLMKTLKILQNEGIEIIFSTGRSYASSHRFALELGDCRYIINYNGARVFDFLDNRVISQHTLPAKTVFDVLDFEKTHALDTVFYHDDIIYNRGGQQHASFYENETYIDTDSITNWDAMTFTKALFIVPPEKSILYQDKAHAHFERVNIMTSASNYLEIMPEGVSKATGVEAVLERINVSPDEAMAVGDQLNDLAMLNLVGTSFIMENATPQLKEQFDSSRIIPSNAEDGVHQMLTRYFDL; this is translated from the coding sequence ATGTCGATCAAAGCTATATTTTTAGACCTCGATGGCACGAGCTTAACGCCCGCCCACACCTTTTCCGAGCCCTTGATGAAAACGCTCAAAATCCTACAAAATGAAGGGATTGAGATCATCTTTAGCACCGGCCGAAGTTATGCAAGCTCACATCGCTTTGCCCTTGAGCTCGGAGATTGCCGTTACATCATCAATTACAATGGCGCGCGGGTCTTTGATTTCCTTGATAACAGAGTTATTTCACAGCATACGCTTCCGGCTAAAACGGTCTTTGATGTGCTCGATTTTGAGAAAACTCACGCCCTTGATACCGTCTTTTATCACGATGACATCATCTATAATCGCGGCGGACAGCAACACGCCTCCTTTTATGAAAATGAGACCTATATCGACACCGATTCAATTACCAATTGGGATGCGATGACCTTTACCAAAGCACTCTTTATTGTGCCGCCGGAAAAATCGATCCTCTATCAAGATAAAGCCCATGCCCATTTTGAGCGGGTGAACATTATGACCTCAGCCTCCAACTATCTTGAAATTATGCCTGAAGGGGTGAGTAAAGCCACCGGCGTTGAGGCGGTGCTTGAGCGGATTAATGTTTCTCCTGATGAAGCGATGGCGGTGGGCGATCAGCTCAATGATCTTGCGATGCTCAATCTCGTTGGCACCTCATTTATCATGGAAAATGCAACGCCGCAGCTTAAAGAGCAATTTGATTCAAGCCGGATTATTCCAAGCAATGCCGAGGATGGCGTGCATCAAATGTTGACCCGTTATTTTGATCTCTAA
- the hflX gene encoding ribosome rescue GTPase HflX has product MSTFETPTPVSDRAILVALTMPDTESGEFEEFQELADSAGVEMLEFITGRRDTPDFKYFLGSGKADEVAEAAERLEANVIIVNHDLTPSQTRNLENKCECRVVDRTGLILDIFAQRAQTFEGKLQVELAQLTRLSTRLVHKHSNLAQLRGGAVGLRGPGETQLEQDRRLIGTRIKQLKKRLENVEKMREQGRQARRRNEVPTIALVGYTNAGKSSLFNHLTDSKVYAKDQLFATLDPTHRGLDLEHVGRTILVDTVGFISKLPHDLVNAFRSTLHMATEADLLLEVIDVVDLERDLKINEVATVLEEIGADEVPRIQVFNKIDLDPHIEPHVGKNEHGAITQVWISAEKGLGIDLLLDAIAQFFQKSHVRETIVLPPDEGRLRAELYELDAVVSEAFNEQGMAELEVYLARHKLARLMKQFPSAKKFFALEK; this is encoded by the coding sequence ATGAGTACATTTGAGACACCGACGCCGGTCAGCGACCGCGCAATTTTAGTGGCACTGACCATGCCCGATACCGAATCCGGTGAGTTTGAGGAGTTCCAAGAACTTGCCGATTCAGCAGGCGTAGAAATGCTGGAATTTATTACGGGACGACGTGATACGCCTGACTTTAAATATTTTTTAGGCAGTGGTAAGGCCGATGAAGTCGCGGAAGCCGCTGAAAGGCTCGAAGCGAACGTCATTATTGTCAATCATGATTTAACGCCAAGCCAGACACGAAACTTAGAGAATAAGTGTGAGTGTCGGGTCGTCGATCGAACAGGACTCATTTTAGATATCTTTGCCCAGAGAGCTCAAACCTTTGAGGGGAAACTTCAAGTTGAGCTCGCTCAGCTGACACGCCTCTCCACTCGCCTTGTGCATAAGCATAGTAATCTAGCGCAGTTACGCGGTGGGGCGGTAGGACTTCGGGGCCCCGGTGAGACGCAACTTGAGCAAGATCGCCGTCTGATCGGAACTCGCATTAAGCAGCTTAAAAAACGCCTTGAAAACGTCGAGAAAATGCGTGAACAGGGTCGTCAAGCTCGGCGCCGTAATGAGGTGCCGACCATTGCACTTGTTGGGTACACCAACGCCGGTAAATCCTCACTCTTTAACCATTTAACCGATTCGAAAGTCTATGCGAAAGATCAGCTCTTTGCGACGCTTGATCCCACGCACCGCGGGCTCGATTTAGAGCATGTCGGACGAACTATTTTAGTGGATACGGTTGGTTTTATCTCAAAGCTCCCCCATGATCTAGTCAATGCATTCCGCTCAACGCTTCATATGGCAACGGAAGCGGATCTTTTGCTTGAGGTGATCGATGTGGTTGACCTTGAACGCGATCTCAAAATTAACGAAGTGGCGACGGTTTTAGAAGAGATTGGCGCTGATGAGGTGCCACGCATTCAAGTCTTCAATAAGATCGATCTTGACCCCCACATTGAGCCGCATGTTGGTAAAAATGAACATGGGGCGATTACACAGGTATGGATCTCGGCTGAAAAAGGCTTGGGGATCGATCTATTATTGGACGCGATCGCTCAGTTTTTCCAAAAATCCCATGTGCGCGAAACGATAGTATTGCCACCGGATGAAGGGCGCTTACGCGCGGAGCTTTATGAGCTTGATGCCGTTGTGAGTGAAGCATTTAATGAGCAAGGAATGGCGGAACTTGAGGTCTATTTAGCACGCCATAAGTTAGCGCGATTGATGAAGCAATTTCCGAGTGCAAAAAAGTTTTTTGCCCTTGAAAAATAG
- a CDS encoding phosphatidylglycerophosphatase A — protein MTQPKITIKTPAQFIASGFGSGCAPVAPGTFGTLAALPFWVGLTFLPLWAYLLVIVVASLFGFYICQKASDELGVHDHGGIVWDEFVGLWITMIAIPFSLTNMVIGFILFRIFDIIKPWPIRVADQKIGGGVGIMIDDMIAGSIACGVFHLIRLYVPIPGLL, from the coding sequence ATGACTCAGCCAAAAATCACCATTAAAACGCCCGCTCAATTTATCGCCTCCGGCTTTGGTTCAGGGTGTGCGCCTGTTGCGCCCGGCACCTTTGGAACACTCGCGGCACTCCCGTTTTGGGTGGGATTAACATTTCTCCCTTTATGGGCCTATCTTCTTGTGATTGTGGTGGCTTCCCTCTTTGGATTTTACATCTGCCAAAAAGCGAGTGATGAGCTTGGCGTACACGATCACGGGGGCATTGTCTGGGATGAATTTGTCGGGCTTTGGATCACCATGATCGCGATTCCCTTTAGCCTGACTAATATGGTGATCGGGTTTATTCTCTTTCGCATTTTCGACATCATAAAGCCGTGGCCGATTCGCGTTGCAGACCAAAAGATTGGCGGCGGCGTTGGCATTATGATCGACGATATGATCGCGGGCAGCATTGCTTGCGGCGTATTTCACCTCATTCGCCTCTATGTGCCAATTCCTGGGCTTCTGTAA
- a CDS encoding adenylosuccinate synthase: protein MGNNVVIIGTQWGDEGKGKIVDLLTERAKAVVRFQGGHNAGHTLVINGEKTVLRLIPSGILRDHITCYIGNGVVLSPSALLSEMDELLSRGVNVDERLKISEACPLVMPYHVAIDQAREEKLGKMKIGTTGRGIGPTYEDKVARRAVRVADLFHPEQFRQKLEAVMEYHNFVLTEYLGKEAMSVDEVYNETMELAKRLLPLVADVSHELRKHRDRGDKVMFEGAQGTFLDIDHGTYPFVTSSNTSAGGAATGSGVGPLYLNYTLGIVKAYVTRVGSGPFPTELTCEIGQGLAKRGNEFGSVTGRARRCGWFDVPVLRRSVDINSISGLCLTKLDVLDGMDEVKLCTHYILDGKKVDYPPYGAENFGRCEPVYETMPGWTESTVGAQSMDDLPQNAINYIKRIEALVGAPIDVISTGPDRVETVVIRDPFQ from the coding sequence ATGGGTAATAATGTAGTTATCATCGGCACACAATGGGGTGACGAGGGTAAAGGGAAAATTGTAGATCTTCTTACCGAACGCGCGAAAGCGGTGGTTCGCTTCCAAGGAGGCCACAATGCGGGTCATACGCTCGTAATTAATGGTGAAAAAACCGTGCTTCGCCTGATTCCTTCAGGTATTTTGCGTGATCATATCACTTGTTATATTGGGAATGGCGTGGTGTTATCACCGTCTGCATTACTCAGTGAAATGGATGAATTATTAAGCCGTGGCGTCAACGTTGATGAGCGTCTTAAAATCTCTGAAGCGTGTCCGCTTGTGATGCCTTATCACGTTGCGATTGACCAAGCGCGTGAAGAGAAATTGGGCAAGATGAAGATCGGGACTACCGGTCGCGGAATCGGACCAACTTATGAAGATAAAGTGGCGCGCCGTGCGGTTCGCGTTGCCGATCTTTTCCACCCAGAACAGTTCCGTCAAAAACTGGAAGCGGTGATGGAATATCACAACTTCGTTTTAACCGAATATCTTGGTAAAGAAGCGATGTCGGTTGATGAGGTTTATAACGAAACGATGGAACTTGCAAAACGCTTGCTTCCACTTGTTGCAGATGTGTCTCACGAACTTCGCAAACATCGCGATCGCGGTGATAAAGTGATGTTTGAAGGGGCGCAAGGAACCTTCCTTGATATCGACCACGGAACCTATCCATTTGTGACCTCAAGCAACACCTCAGCAGGGGGCGCGGCAACGGGTTCAGGCGTAGGACCTCTTTACTTAAACTACACCTTAGGGATTGTCAAAGCGTATGTAACGCGCGTTGGATCAGGCCCATTCCCAACAGAATTGACCTGCGAAATTGGTCAAGGTTTAGCAAAACGCGGTAACGAATTTGGTTCTGTAACCGGTCGCGCCCGTCGTTGCGGTTGGTTTGATGTGCCGGTACTTCGCCGTTCAGTGGATATCAATAGTATCTCAGGGCTCTGCCTCACGAAACTTGATGTGTTAGATGGTATGGACGAAGTGAAACTCTGTACGCACTATATTTTAGATGGCAAAAAAGTGGATTATCCGCCTTATGGCGCGGAAAACTTCGGTCGCTGTGAGCCGGTGTATGAAACCATGCCCGGTTGGACTGAGAGCACAGTCGGTGCGCAAAGTATGGATGATCTGCCACAAAATGCGATCAACTATATCAAACGCATTGAAGCGCTCGTCGGTGCGCCGATCGATGTGATTTCAACCGGTCCTGATCGTGTTGAAACCGTTGTGATTCGTGACCCATTCCAATAA
- a CDS encoding phosphatase PAP2 family protein, with amino-acid sequence MDTFKPLTFRFTAVFLLLLAIPLITWAIGWNWSAEQAYTIFDAFLYGLTETGSAPYYAGAFSLFLAILLVLLCRDKKHGWIMIFLSVFILQAGTQVIKTGLKQLYKEPRPYMSYVVELANGELDDLTDFYQNKRKHRGEIIAHLTENDTHTPSYLKNHWKHETGYSFPSGHTIFAACWVFIFLGFLTREKHPWTLAVGSILTLWAVLMLISRLRLGMHSPIDLLVSTVFAYLANLLFFYALDRNDAHKKRLALVTSP; translated from the coding sequence ATGGATACGTTCAAACCCTTGACCTTTCGTTTTACCGCTGTTTTCTTACTACTGCTCGCGATTCCACTTATCACCTGGGCGATCGGCTGGAATTGGAGCGCTGAGCAGGCCTACACCATTTTTGATGCATTTCTCTATGGCTTAACGGAAACGGGATCGGCGCCCTACTATGCCGGTGCCTTTTCACTGTTTCTAGCGATTCTGCTCGTCCTTCTCTGCCGTGATAAAAAGCATGGTTGGATCATGATTTTCCTCAGCGTGTTTATCCTCCAAGCAGGGACGCAAGTGATTAAAACCGGCTTAAAACAGCTCTACAAAGAACCGCGCCCCTATATGAGTTATGTGGTGGAGCTGGCAAACGGCGAGCTCGATGACCTTACCGATTTTTATCAAAACAAACGCAAACATCGCGGAGAAATTATCGCCCATTTAACCGAGAACGACACCCATACGCCAAGCTATCTTAAAAACCATTGGAAGCATGAAACCGGATACTCATTTCCCTCCGGGCATACGATTTTTGCCGCGTGCTGGGTCTTTATCTTTTTAGGTTTTTTAACCCGCGAAAAACATCCATGGACGCTTGCGGTGGGCTCGATTCTGACGCTTTGGGCGGTCTTAATGCTGATCAGCCGCCTTCGCCTTGGCATGCATTCCCCCATTGACCTCCTTGTCAGTACGGTCTTTGCCTATTTAGCGAACCTACTCTTTTTCTACGCCCTTGATCGCAATGACGCGCATAAAAAACGCCTCGCACTTGTGACCTCGCCATAA
- a CDS encoding phosphomannomutase CpsG yields the protein MNQLSLSGFKAYDLRGKLPSEINSSLFYAVGRGFATEFLPKKVVVGFDIRYASLFLTDYLIAGLRDSGVDVVSIGLCGTEEVYFHTTDQAADGGIMVTASHNPVEYAGMKFVGKGSAPISYATGLKKLSERIAQQDFLPVIDKASGEYGALSFHYDKSAYIEKILSFIDIANLRAKEGQKPLKVVVNAGNGTAGPVLDRLQSHLPIEMIKIHNRPDSQFPNGIPNPLLHENRLETARAVRENGADLGVAWDGDFDRCFFFDHQGEFVDPSYLVGLLAKQILSHCPGETVVTDTRMIWNSQYEINQAGGRAVMSPGGHSPMKETMLKESAIYGGEMSAHHYFRAFNYCDSGMIPWLLVVELLVTTGKSLSELIAESKARFPCSGEQNFSVQSTEKVLRELEAHYRDSARTIDHTDGLSLEFDRWRINVRASNTEPLLRLNLEVKEDTNLLEAKLLELRELIALFG from the coding sequence ATGAATCAACTGTCATTATCGGGATTTAAAGCGTATGATCTGCGCGGAAAATTGCCTTCAGAGATTAACTCTAGCCTTTTTTACGCTGTCGGGCGCGGGTTTGCTACAGAATTTTTGCCTAAAAAAGTGGTGGTGGGATTTGATATTCGTTATGCGAGTCTATTTCTAACGGATTATTTAATTGCTGGATTGCGAGATTCCGGTGTTGATGTGGTGTCGATCGGTCTTTGTGGGACCGAAGAGGTCTATTTTCATACTACCGATCAAGCGGCTGATGGTGGCATTATGGTGACGGCGAGCCACAATCCCGTTGAATATGCGGGGATGAAATTTGTGGGCAAAGGGTCCGCGCCGATTAGCTATGCAACGGGGCTTAAAAAACTCTCCGAGCGAATTGCGCAGCAGGATTTTCTTCCTGTGATTGACAAGGCTTCAGGTGAGTATGGGGCGCTCTCCTTTCATTATGATAAATCCGCTTACATTGAAAAGATTCTCTCCTTTATCGATATCGCGAACCTTCGCGCCAAGGAAGGGCAAAAGCCGCTTAAAGTGGTGGTTAATGCGGGTAATGGAACGGCAGGGCCGGTGCTTGATCGTTTACAAAGCCATCTTCCGATCGAGATGATTAAGATTCATAACAGGCCCGATAGCCAGTTCCCAAACGGGATTCCCAATCCCTTACTTCATGAAAATCGCTTAGAGACCGCTCGAGCGGTACGGGAAAATGGCGCGGATTTAGGCGTCGCGTGGGATGGGGATTTTGATCGCTGCTTTTTCTTTGATCATCAGGGTGAATTTGTCGATCCTTCCTATCTTGTTGGGCTTCTTGCGAAGCAGATACTGAGTCATTGCCCCGGTGAAACGGTGGTGACCGATACGCGGATGATCTGGAATAGCCAATATGAGATTAATCAAGCGGGCGGTCGCGCGGTGATGTCGCCCGGTGGGCACTCTCCGATGAAAGAGACGATGCTCAAAGAGTCGGCGATCTATGGTGGCGAGATGAGTGCACATCACTATTTTAGAGCGTTTAACTATTGCGATTCAGGAATGATTCCTTGGCTCCTGGTGGTTGAACTCCTGGTGACGACGGGGAAATCCTTGTCGGAGCTGATTGCCGAGAGTAAGGCGCGTTTTCCTTGCAGTGGTGAGCAAAACTTTAGCGTTCAATCAACAGAAAAAGTCCTGCGCGAGCTTGAAGCACACTATCGGGATTCAGCGCGCACAATTGATCATACCGATGGATTGAGCCTTGAGTTTGATAGATGGCGAATCAATGTCCGCGCGTCCAATACCGAGCCGCTACTCCGTCTTAATCTTGAGGTGAAAGAGGATACGAATCTTTTGGAAGCAAAACTTTTAGAGCTTCGAGAATTGATTGCGCTTTTTGGTTAA